Proteins encoded in a region of the Vicia villosa cultivar HV-30 ecotype Madison, WI linkage group LG5, Vvil1.0, whole genome shotgun sequence genome:
- the LOC131603640 gene encoding uncharacterized protein LOC131603640, protein MAMDPKRVKSDLVLILDFGSQYTHLITRRIRSLSVFSLCLNGTSSLQSITELNPSLVILSGGPHSVHTLNSPSFPDGFLQWAQANSVPVLGICYGLQLLVHRLGGEVRVGDTQEYGRMEIHVENPSALYPSDKVGHNQVVWMSHGDEAVTIPSGFNVVARSRQGAVAAIENPSAKLYGLQYHPEVTHTPEGMDTLKHFLFDVCGISAEWKMEDVLEEEIRVINNTVGPDEHVICALSGGVDSTVAATIVHKAIGDRLHCVFVDNGLLRFKEQERVMETFEKDLHLPVVCVDAVDRFLSKLKGVTDPEVKRKIIGKEFISIFDDFAQELEEKLGSRPSYLVQGTLYPDVIESCPPPGSGRTHSHTIKSHHNVGGLPKDMKLKLIEPLKLLFKDEVRQLGRIMDVPEGFLKRHPFPGPGLAVRVLGDVTEGNALEVLRQVDEIFIQSIKDAGLYDIIWQAFAVFLPIMSVGVQGDQRTHSHVVALRAVTSQDGMTADWYNFEHKFLSDVSSKICNDVRGVNRVVLDITSKPPSTIEWE, encoded by the exons ATGGCAATGGATCCCAAACGCGTCAAATCCGACCTTGTCCTCATCCTCGACTTCGGCTCCCAATACACCCACCTCATCACCCGTCGCATTCGCAGCCTCTCCGTTTTCTCCCTCTGCCTCAACGGCACCTCCTCTCTCCAATCCATCACCGAACTCAACCCTTCCCTCGTCATCCTCTCCGGCGGTCCCCACTCCGTCCATACTCTCAACTCCCCTTCCTTCCCCGACGGCTTCCTCCAGTGGGCTCAGGCTAACTCCGTCCCTGTTTTAGGTATTTGCTATGGTCTCCAGCTTCTCGTTCACCGTCTCGGAGGGGAAGTCCGCGTTGGAGACACGCAGGAGTATGGACGTATGGAGATTCATGTCGAAAATCCTTCTGCTCTTTACCCGTCAGATAAAGTTGGACATAATCAAGTTGTTTGGATGAGCCATGGTGACGAAGCTGTCACTATTCCTTCAGGTTTTAATGTCGTCGCGCGAAGCCGACAAGGCGCTGTGGCTGCTATAGAGAATCCCTCTGCCAAATTATATGGCCTTCAGTATCACCCTGAG gtGACTCATACGCCGGAGGGAATGGACACACTGAAGCATTTTCTGTTCGATGTTTGTGGAATTTCGGCGGAGTGGAAGATGGAGGATGTGTTGGAGGAAGAAATTAGAGTGATTAATAATACAGTGGGGCCTGATGAGCATGTTATTTGTGCTTTATCTGGTGGTGTTGACTCCACGGTTGCTGCTACTATAGTTCATAAAGCTATTGGGGATAGGCTTCATTGTGTTTTTGTTGACAATGGCTTGCTCAG GTTTAAGGAGCAGGAACGGGTGATGGAAACGTTTGAAAAGGATCTTCATTTACCGGTTGTTTGTGTTGATGCTGTAGATCGATTTCTTTCAAAGCTAAAAGGTGTGACTGATCCGGAAGTTAAGAGGAAAATAATTGGGAAAGAGTTTATCTCCATTTTTGACGATTTTGCTCAGGAGCTAGAGGAGAAACTGGGAAGCAGACCTTCTTACTTGGTTCAAGGGACTTTGTACCCTGATGTGATTGAATCGTGCCCACCACCTGGAAGTGGGAGAACCCATTCCCATACCATCAAGAGCCATCATAATGTTGGTGGTCTACCAAAGGACATGAAACTGAAACTTATTGAACCACTTAAACTGCTTTTCAAGGATGAG GTTCGTCAATTAGGGAGGATCATGGATGTCCCTGAGGGATTTCTAAAACGTCATCCCTTCCCTGGGCCTGGTCTTGCAGTTAGAGTATTGGGTGACGTGACTGAAGGAAATGCATTAGAAGTTCTCCGACAG GTTGATGAGATTTTCATTCAGTCAATCAAAGATGCTGGCCTTTATGATATAATATGGCAAGCCTTTGCAGTTTTCTTACCAATAATGTCCGTTGGTGTTCAAGGCGATCAAAGAACACACTCCCATGTTGTTGCACTTAGAGCTGTTACAAGTCAAGATGGAATGACAGCAGACTG GTACAACTTTGAGCACAAGTTCCTTAGTGATGTCTCCAGCAAAATCTGTAATGATGTCCGTGGTGTGAATCGTGTTGTGCTAGATATTACATCAAAGCCTCCATCAACAATTGAGTGGGAATAA
- the LOC131608058 gene encoding uncharacterized protein LOC131608058 isoform X1: MARRSPRLVNQKCETGCTSRMFGIFNFHEARSDRRLVSNGSHLNKHTTGQTAGNGKSKINSDVLSTVDEKYPHAADASSRRKRGLSCKNICVEDNQIADLEKEVTKMIVNQRFFDKNSRGKDGVDCQPNQFLDAVQILYSNKELFVKLLQDPNSLLVKQIHDLQKSQVKAEQNGMTRLNKAQNSGSFVDRSKSSSDCETQSSKRIVVLKPKMSNVKEIADSRYVLMSGSLVQAIHDQFEENHLADIATFSLDPMNKSNDIISEVLQAFSLKCDEPIKSYLSNLLTDSSTFEELNGLTDQLSDSKILHDCIIQCFMDLYQSSGFLPQFSSRNSNFFQPCVVKKILVREINELVNLHFAPRQSPITLQQVVEKDLGRRGSWMNIHVDTEDIAIEVEEDVLEKLVLEIVSDMDIRDLIQCNETMSKS, encoded by the exons ATGGCGCGAAGATCTCCTCGTCTGGTAAACCAAAAATGCGAAACAGGTTGCACATCCCGAATGTTTGGAATCTTTAACTTTCATGAAGCTCGTTCTGATAGAAGATTGGTTTCCAATGGTAGCCATTTGAATAAACACACCACTGGTCAGA CTGCAGGAAATGGAAAATCCAAAATTAACTCGGATGTGCTTAGCACGGTCGATGAAAAGTACCCTCATGCTGCTGAT GCAAGTTCGAGAAGAAAAAGAGGTTTAAGTTGTAAGAATATCTGCGTGGAGGATAATCAGATTGCAGATTTGGAAAAGGAAGTAACGAAAATGATTGTTAATCAAAGATTTTTTGACAAAAACTCTCGAGGCAAAGACGGTGTAGACTGTCAGCCTAATCAGTTCTTAGATGCTGTACAGATTTTATATTCAAACAAGGAACTTTTTGTTAAGCTTCTGCAAGATCCAAACTCTCTGTTGGTGAAACAGATTCATGACTTACAGAAATCTCAAGTGAAAGCGGAACAAAATGGAATGACTAGATTGAATAAAGCTCAAAACAGTGGCAGTTTTGTTGATAGGTCTAAATCGAGTTCAGATTGCGAGACTCAGTCCTCTAAAAGAATAGTAGTTTTGAAGCCTAAGATGAGTAATGTGAAAGAAATTGCTGACAGTAGATATGTGCTTATGA GTGGATCACTAGTACAAGCTATACATGATCAATTTGAAGAGAACCATCTTGCAGACATTGCAACATTCTCTTTGGATCCAATGAACAAATCAAATGACATCATAAGTGAAGTTCTGCAGGCTTTCAGCTTGAAATGCGATGAACCGATAAAGAGTTATTTATCAAACCTTTTGACGGATTCATCCACTTTTGAAGAACTGAATGGATTAACTGACCAACTTTCTGACAGTAAAATCTTGCATGACTGTATCATCCAATGTTTCATGGACTTATACCAGAGCAGTGGTTTTCTACCTCAATTTTCATCAAGAAATTCAAACTTCTTCCAACCATGTGTTGTGAAGAAAATTTTGGTTAGAGAAATTAATGAACTTGTTAACCTGCACTTTGCTCCTCGTCAATCACCAATAACGTTACAGCAGGTTGTTGAAAAGGACTTAGGAAGACGTGGATCATGGATGAATATCCATGTGGATACAGAAGACATTGCAATTGAAGTGGAGGAAGATGTTTTGGAAAAACTGGTTTTGGAAATAGTCTCTGATATGGATATCAGAGACTTGATACAATGCAATGAAACTATgtcaaaatcataa
- the LOC131608058 gene encoding uncharacterized protein LOC131608058 isoform X3, which yields MARRSPRLVNQKCETGCTSRMFGIFNFHEARSDRRLVSNGSHLNKHTTGNGKSKINSDVLSTVDEKYPHAADASSRRKRGLSCKNICVEDNQIADLEKEVTKMIVNQRFFDKNSRGKDGVDCQPNQFLDAVQILYSNKELFVKLLQDPNSLLVKQIHDLQKSQVKAEQNGMTRLNKAQNSGSFVDRSKSSSDCETQSSKRIVVLKPKMSNVKEIADSRYVLMSGSLVQAIHDQFEENHLADIATFSLDPMNKSNDIISEVLQAFSLKCDEPIKSYLSNLLTDSSTFEELNGLTDQLSDSKILHDCIIQCFMDLYQSSGFLPQFSSRNSNFFQPCVVKKILVREINELVNLHFAPRQSPITLQQVVEKDLGRRGSWMNIHVDTEDIAIEVEEDVLEKLVLEIVSDMDIRDLIQCNETMSKS from the exons ATGGCGCGAAGATCTCCTCGTCTGGTAAACCAAAAATGCGAAACAGGTTGCACATCCCGAATGTTTGGAATCTTTAACTTTCATGAAGCTCGTTCTGATAGAAGATTGGTTTCCAATGGTAGCCATTTGAATAAACACACCACTG GAAATGGAAAATCCAAAATTAACTCGGATGTGCTTAGCACGGTCGATGAAAAGTACCCTCATGCTGCTGAT GCAAGTTCGAGAAGAAAAAGAGGTTTAAGTTGTAAGAATATCTGCGTGGAGGATAATCAGATTGCAGATTTGGAAAAGGAAGTAACGAAAATGATTGTTAATCAAAGATTTTTTGACAAAAACTCTCGAGGCAAAGACGGTGTAGACTGTCAGCCTAATCAGTTCTTAGATGCTGTACAGATTTTATATTCAAACAAGGAACTTTTTGTTAAGCTTCTGCAAGATCCAAACTCTCTGTTGGTGAAACAGATTCATGACTTACAGAAATCTCAAGTGAAAGCGGAACAAAATGGAATGACTAGATTGAATAAAGCTCAAAACAGTGGCAGTTTTGTTGATAGGTCTAAATCGAGTTCAGATTGCGAGACTCAGTCCTCTAAAAGAATAGTAGTTTTGAAGCCTAAGATGAGTAATGTGAAAGAAATTGCTGACAGTAGATATGTGCTTATGA GTGGATCACTAGTACAAGCTATACATGATCAATTTGAAGAGAACCATCTTGCAGACATTGCAACATTCTCTTTGGATCCAATGAACAAATCAAATGACATCATAAGTGAAGTTCTGCAGGCTTTCAGCTTGAAATGCGATGAACCGATAAAGAGTTATTTATCAAACCTTTTGACGGATTCATCCACTTTTGAAGAACTGAATGGATTAACTGACCAACTTTCTGACAGTAAAATCTTGCATGACTGTATCATCCAATGTTTCATGGACTTATACCAGAGCAGTGGTTTTCTACCTCAATTTTCATCAAGAAATTCAAACTTCTTCCAACCATGTGTTGTGAAGAAAATTTTGGTTAGAGAAATTAATGAACTTGTTAACCTGCACTTTGCTCCTCGTCAATCACCAATAACGTTACAGCAGGTTGTTGAAAAGGACTTAGGAAGACGTGGATCATGGATGAATATCCATGTGGATACAGAAGACATTGCAATTGAAGTGGAGGAAGATGTTTTGGAAAAACTGGTTTTGGAAATAGTCTCTGATATGGATATCAGAGACTTGATACAATGCAATGAAACTATgtcaaaatcataa
- the LOC131608058 gene encoding uncharacterized protein LOC131608058 isoform X2: MARRSPRLVNQKCETGCTSRMFGIFNFHEARSDRRLVSNGSHLNKHTTGQRNGKSKINSDVLSTVDEKYPHAADASSRRKRGLSCKNICVEDNQIADLEKEVTKMIVNQRFFDKNSRGKDGVDCQPNQFLDAVQILYSNKELFVKLLQDPNSLLVKQIHDLQKSQVKAEQNGMTRLNKAQNSGSFVDRSKSSSDCETQSSKRIVVLKPKMSNVKEIADSRYVLMSGSLVQAIHDQFEENHLADIATFSLDPMNKSNDIISEVLQAFSLKCDEPIKSYLSNLLTDSSTFEELNGLTDQLSDSKILHDCIIQCFMDLYQSSGFLPQFSSRNSNFFQPCVVKKILVREINELVNLHFAPRQSPITLQQVVEKDLGRRGSWMNIHVDTEDIAIEVEEDVLEKLVLEIVSDMDIRDLIQCNETMSKS, from the exons ATGGCGCGAAGATCTCCTCGTCTGGTAAACCAAAAATGCGAAACAGGTTGCACATCCCGAATGTTTGGAATCTTTAACTTTCATGAAGCTCGTTCTGATAGAAGATTGGTTTCCAATGGTAGCCATTTGAATAAACACACCACTGGTCAGA GAAATGGAAAATCCAAAATTAACTCGGATGTGCTTAGCACGGTCGATGAAAAGTACCCTCATGCTGCTGAT GCAAGTTCGAGAAGAAAAAGAGGTTTAAGTTGTAAGAATATCTGCGTGGAGGATAATCAGATTGCAGATTTGGAAAAGGAAGTAACGAAAATGATTGTTAATCAAAGATTTTTTGACAAAAACTCTCGAGGCAAAGACGGTGTAGACTGTCAGCCTAATCAGTTCTTAGATGCTGTACAGATTTTATATTCAAACAAGGAACTTTTTGTTAAGCTTCTGCAAGATCCAAACTCTCTGTTGGTGAAACAGATTCATGACTTACAGAAATCTCAAGTGAAAGCGGAACAAAATGGAATGACTAGATTGAATAAAGCTCAAAACAGTGGCAGTTTTGTTGATAGGTCTAAATCGAGTTCAGATTGCGAGACTCAGTCCTCTAAAAGAATAGTAGTTTTGAAGCCTAAGATGAGTAATGTGAAAGAAATTGCTGACAGTAGATATGTGCTTATGA GTGGATCACTAGTACAAGCTATACATGATCAATTTGAAGAGAACCATCTTGCAGACATTGCAACATTCTCTTTGGATCCAATGAACAAATCAAATGACATCATAAGTGAAGTTCTGCAGGCTTTCAGCTTGAAATGCGATGAACCGATAAAGAGTTATTTATCAAACCTTTTGACGGATTCATCCACTTTTGAAGAACTGAATGGATTAACTGACCAACTTTCTGACAGTAAAATCTTGCATGACTGTATCATCCAATGTTTCATGGACTTATACCAGAGCAGTGGTTTTCTACCTCAATTTTCATCAAGAAATTCAAACTTCTTCCAACCATGTGTTGTGAAGAAAATTTTGGTTAGAGAAATTAATGAACTTGTTAACCTGCACTTTGCTCCTCGTCAATCACCAATAACGTTACAGCAGGTTGTTGAAAAGGACTTAGGAAGACGTGGATCATGGATGAATATCCATGTGGATACAGAAGACATTGCAATTGAAGTGGAGGAAGATGTTTTGGAAAAACTGGTTTTGGAAATAGTCTCTGATATGGATATCAGAGACTTGATACAATGCAATGAAACTATgtcaaaatcataa